In Halobacterium noricense, the genomic stretch CGATGAGGTGTGGGATGACTTCGGTGTCGGTGTCGCTACGGAAGACGTGGTCGTCGCGGAGCTCGGCTTTGAGGTCGTCGTAGTTCTCCACGATGCCGTTGTGGACGACTGCAACCTCGCCCGTGCAGTCGGTGTGTGGGTGGGCGTTCTCCTCGGTCGGCTCGCCGTGCGTACTCCAGCGCGTGTGGCCGATGCCACAAATGACGCCGTTGCGGGAGGGAACGGGGAGATCGCCGACCTCACCCTCGGTTTTGTGAATCGTGAGGCCGTCGCCGTTGAGTGCGATGCCCGCGGAGTCGTAGCCGCGGTATTCGAGATTCTGCAGTCCCTGGTGGACGATTTTGCCCGTTGCGTCGGTGCCGATGTAGCCGGTGATTCCACACATGGTTAGCCTCGCGTGACGTGACTGCCGTCCTCGATGCGGCCCTTGACCAGCGTTGCGCTGTCGACGGTCGCGTCGTTGCCGACGATCGAACCAGGTGCGATTGTGACGTTCGCGCCGATGTCGACGTTGTCGCCGGTCAATCCGCCGAACCTGACATCCTGATAGACCGTATCGTCGAGCACTACATCAGCTGTCCCACCCTCGACGGTGGTGTTCGGGCCGATGGACGCGTTCGCGCCGACGATACAGTCGTTCACTATTGCCCCAGACTCTATCGTGCAATCTGATAAGAGTATCGCGTTTTTCACTACTGCGCCGGCACCGATGCTTACGTTATCGCCGAGTGTTACGCCCCCGAGAATCGTCGCTTGTGGGTGGACGACGACGCCGTCACCGAACACGGTGGCGTCGGCGATAACCGCTGAATCGTCGATAGCTGCGTTCTGTGGTGGCTGCGGTTCTCGATCCTTGATGAGTGCGTTGTTGACGGTGAGGAGGTCCCACGGCTCGGAGACATCGAGCCAGCGGCCACGGTACCTGACCGCGCGAATCCGCTGGTCGTCGAGCCGCGTCGAGAGCGTGTCCGTCAGTGCCTGCTCACCGTAACTATCTGTCTGGCGAATTGCCGCGAAGATACTGGGATCGAACGCGTAGACGCCCGCGTTGATGAAGTTCGATTTTGCGAGTTCCGCGATAGGCTGCTCTTCGATGCCGGTGACGGTTTCGCCGTCGAGTTCGACGACGCCGTAATGGCTTGGCTTCTCGACCTGTGTCACGCCCATCGCCGGGTCGCCGGTCTCTTGGTGGCGCTCCCACACGTCCTCGATAATCGACGCGTCGATGATGCGGTCGCCGTTAACCGCAATGAACGACTCACCAACCTGTGATTCCGCTTGGAGAAGCGCATGTCCCGTTCCAAGCTGTGGGTCTTGGATGGCATAGGAGATATCAACGCCCCACGCGTCGCCGTTCTCGAAGTGCCGCTGCACGCGTTCGCGATTCGACCCAACGACGAGAACGATCTCGGAGACGCCAGCGTCGACGAGCGCGTCAACGATATGCTCTAGGAGAGGGCGGTTCGCGACGGGGATCATCGGTTTCGGGCGATTCTCGGTGAGCGGCCACAGCCGCTCACCTTTCCCCGCCGCGAGCACGACAGCCTGCATTACTTGTTTCGTGTCACTCCCGGTTCTTATCAGTTCCTACGCGCTCGCCGAGATCCGTCCGCGTCTCCGTCCCGAGCGTCACGCCCGCGTTGAGACTCGTATTAATGCCGGTCTTCGTGTCATCACCGACGACCACACCGAACTTCCGGCGACCAGTATCCACCATCTCACCTTTCACCTGAACGTGGACGGTATCCTCGTCATGGCGGAGGTTGGCGACCTTCGTCCCTGCGCCGAAGTTCACGTCCGCGCCGAGCACGCTGTCCCCAACGTACGCGTGATGGCTCACGGCCGTTCCAGCCATCAGAATCGAGTTCTTGATTTCGACGGCGTTCCCGACGCGGACATCCGGCCCGATGACCGTCGACCCACGGACGTACGCGTTCGGCCCAACGTCTGCACCGGCCTGAATTCGAACTGGTCCTTCGATGTACGCGCCATCCCGAACCCGTGCGCCCTCTTCGACGACAACGGGCCCCTTGAGTGTCGCGCCGTCTTCGACTTCGCCCCGAATGTCTCGGTCGAGGTCATCGAGGAGGTAGCTGCTCGCTCCCAGGAGCTCCCACGGCCGCCCAATGTCCAGCCAGGGGCCATCGTATTCGACGGCAGTCACGCCATCGTCCAGCGCCATCTCAAGGGCGTCCGTGAGTTCGTACTCGCCGCGCTCGCTGAGTTCCGTCCGCTTGATGTACTCGAAGATTTTGGGCGTGAACCGGTACAGCCCGAGATTCGCGAGATTCGTCGGTGGGTCTGTCGGCTTCTCCACGATGCTCGTCACTCGGTCTCCATCGAGTTCGACGACGCCGTACGAACGCGGGTTCTCGACGGGCATCACGGCCATCGCTGTGCCGGTCTGTGCTGCCAGATCCTCGACGAGTGCGTCCGTGACGTAGACATCCCCATTCAGCACGAGCACGTCCTCATCCACGTACGGTTCGGCCTGCCCAACAGCGTGTGCGGTCCCGAGCTGTTCGGCCTGTTCGGCGTATTCAACGGGAAGTCCTTGATACGTCTCGCCGATCTGATTCCGTATTTGGTCGCCCTCGTAGCCGACGACTACAACGTAGCTGTCGACGTACGGCGCAGCGACGTTGAGGACGTGTTCGAGAATCGGCTTTCCCGCGACCGGGAGTAGCGGCTTTGGCCGCCCGTCTGTTAACGGCCCCATGCGTGTTCCCTGGCCGGCAGCGACGACGATAGCCTGCATCGTTTCTACCGTACCGTTACTCGTCGCGCGCTTAAGCTTACAGGAACCCTCGCTAGTGTTCGACCGGCGAGCCTGTCAAAGTCGGAGTATTTAACCCTGCTGGCCCCACAAACGAGAGATGATGAACGGGGGTTGGCGGTACCGCGTTGGCAGCGCCCTCGGCGTCGCGGCGCTGACCGCGCTAGCGGTCACGGTCGCGAACAGCCCCGCCATTCAGAGCATTCTGGGTACGCTTCCCCTCATCGGGCAGCTTTCCGTCGACCCCCCAGCGGGCGCGGAGGGGATTCTCGAAACCGCGACGACCGTCGTCGTCGTGACGGCCGTATTCGTGCCACTCTACAAGCCCCGGCCGCGCCGCATTCTCGACGTGGTCGTATTCGCACAGAAGCGCGTCCTCGTCGCGATGCTCACGCTCGCCGCAATCGGCTACTTCGACTACACGTACCGGCTTCCACGGGCGACACTGCTCGCGGTCACGCCGGTGTTACTCGGCGCGCTCCCTGCGTGGTTCGTCTGGATTCGCCGCCTGCCAAGTAATGACGCCGAGCGCGCGATCGTCGTCGGTGACGACCCGGAGGAAATTGAGAGCCTCGCTGGCGACGTTGACATCCCGATTCTGGGCTATCTCTGTCCGACGAGTGCGTTCGACCGCGTCGCAAGCGCGTCACCACCGTCGGCAATCGTCGCAGATGGCGGATTCACGC encodes the following:
- a CDS encoding sugar phosphate nucleotidyltransferase; this translates as MQAVVLAAGKGERLWPLTENRPKPMIPVANRPLLEHIVDALVDAGVSEIVLVVGSNRERVQRHFENGDAWGVDISYAIQDPQLGTGHALLQAESQVGESFIAVNGDRIIDASIIEDVWERHQETGDPAMGVTQVEKPSHYGVVELDGETVTGIEEQPIAELAKSNFINAGVYAFDPSIFAAIRQTDSYGEQALTDTLSTRLDDQRIRAVRYRGRWLDVSEPWDLLTVNNALIKDREPQPPQNAAIDDSAVIADATVFGDGVVVHPQATILGGVTLGDNVSIGAGAVVKNAILLSDCTIESGAIVNDCIVGANASIGPNTTVEGGTADVVLDDTVYQDVRFGGLTGDNVDIGANVTIAPGSIVGNDATVDSATLVKGRIEDGSHVTRG
- the glmU gene encoding bifunctional sugar-1-phosphate nucleotidylyltransferase/acetyltransferase, producing MQAIVVAAGQGTRMGPLTDGRPKPLLPVAGKPILEHVLNVAAPYVDSYVVVVGYEGDQIRNQIGETYQGLPVEYAEQAEQLGTAHAVGQAEPYVDEDVLVLNGDVYVTDALVEDLAAQTGTAMAVMPVENPRSYGVVELDGDRVTSIVEKPTDPPTNLANLGLYRFTPKIFEYIKRTELSERGEYELTDALEMALDDGVTAVEYDGPWLDIGRPWELLGASSYLLDDLDRDIRGEVEDGATLKGPVVVEEGARVRDGAYIEGPVRIQAGADVGPNAYVRGSTVIGPDVRVGNAVEIKNSILMAGTAVSHHAYVGDSVLGADVNFGAGTKVANLRHDEDTVHVQVKGEMVDTGRRKFGVVVGDDTKTGINTSLNAGVTLGTETRTDLGERVGTDKNRE